ATCTGAAGATGTCATAAGTGTGTCCTGAATTTCGAGAATATCGGGCGACAGGTCTTCCAAAAGAAATACTTTATTTTTACTACTGTCTCTTCTTGCCGGATCTAAGTAAATAACATCGAAATGCTCTTTATTTGAATTTAAAAAGTCTTCCAGTTTCTGATTGACAAAGACGGCTTTACGTTTCAGGATATTCCAGTTATGTTCTACAGTATTTAAAAGTTCAGTATTTTGCTCTACCAGTGTAATTTCCTCAAAATTCTGTGAAAGATAATAGGCATCAATCCCGAATCCACTTGTCAGATCTGCAAACTTTCTGCCTTTTAACATTTCTGATTTATAGGCAGCTGTCTTTTCTGATGACGACTGCTCCAGACTCAGCTGGGGCGGAAAAACAATTCCTTCTTTCAATAGGAACGGAAATTTCTTTTCGGCTACCTGTTTTCCTTTGATCTGCTGTACAATTTCCTGTATAGAAACATCAGGAAACGGGGATTTTTTCAACAGTAATGCGTGTAAATCTGTATTTAGATTTGTATTGATGTACTTCTGAACTTCTTCATTTAAAATTTTACTTACCACGAATCTCACTGATTTTTTTATATGCTCGCTGATTTTGCAGATAACGCAGATTTTTTAAATATAAATATCATTAATTAATACTCAATAAAGTAATCTGGTAATTTATGGAAATGTTAAAATGGCTTCCCAGAGATCTCACAAATTTCACAGATGATAATTGTACATCACCTGTTTAAGATGATAACGACTTAAAAATTCCGAATTTGTGGGAAATTAAAATTATTCAAACATTTCAGCCCAACGTACGGGCTTTATTTCATTTTCGCTGTAAAGTTCTTCCGCTGACTTTTTAACGTCTAATTTAGGGTATAAATTAACCCCGATCAGCTTTATTTTTCCTTCTTCCACCCATTTCTGTTCTTCAACAGCATGGTTATAGATCTTTTTTTGTACTATTCCCTGCTTTAAAAGCTGCAGATAACCGCCGGCCTCTTCTATTTCTACAAACAGATCCCATGATTTTTCTGCAATCTGGCGCGTGATATCTTCAATGTAATAACTGCCGTTTGATGCATCTTCAAATACATTGATGATACTTTCGTAGGCTAAAACAATCTGCTGTTTGAAAGAGATCTCTTCTGAGTTTTCCGTGCTTCTTTCCACCAGATAATTGTTGCTGAAAACAGCGTCTGCACCGCCTATCATGGCAGAAGCCAATTCTAAAGTGGAACGGATCAGGTTATTTTCATTATCAGCAACAGCTTTATTTCTAAGGGAAGTTTCTGCAAAGATGTAAGGAATCTCATCCAGGCCATATTCTTTGGAAAGCTGGTTGAAAACAATTTTAAAGGCTCTTAACTTGGCCATTTCAAAGAAATAATTTCCACCAACAGCAATTCTGAAGATCAATTGATTTAAAATTTCAGCACCATAAACTTCAGTAAGTTCTTTTGTCTGAGCCAATGCTATTCCCAACTGCTGGTATATAGCTGCTCCGGCATTCTGATGAAGGGAAATATCAATACAAATATTTCTTTTGAAGTTCTTTGCCAAAAGCTCTTTAGCCAATTGATCGTTTATAACAGACTGTTTTTCATCAATAATACTGATCAGTGAAAAATACTGGTCTTCTTCTTTAGGGCTGATATGCCCCGCAAGATCTTTATTATTAACAAACAGGGCTTTCTGTTCAAGATTCTCTACATTATGTTCCAGAACAAATGCAAATACATCTTCTTCCAGACTTTCGTGGTAAGTAGCTACCAAATGGGTATTTTCTTCCACTTTCGGCAGGTTGGCCAATGGTTTCCGAACTTCGCTGTAAAACGGTTTCACTTCAATTCCTTCAAGGTTTTCCTTTTTTAAAATTGAATAAATATCTTCTGTTTTAAGCTGTTTCTTAACTAAATTTTCCCAGTTTGGAAGTATTTCTGACATTGGAGATGGATTATTTGTGAATTGTGAATCGTCAATAGTGAATTTTAATTTAGTTTAAGATTCACTATTGACGAATTTTATTCAATTTGTATTATTTTTTCGCAATATTACTGCTGTCTACCACCAGAATAAAGATCTCTTCATCCGGTTTTTTCATAAAGTAATTTTCTCTTGCGTATTTTTCTTTTTCCGATTTATTGTTCATCAGTTTTTTATAAAAGGCATCATTTTTTTCATATTCCTTTTTATAATATTCCAACTGATCTTCATATCGGCTGATTTCGCCGTTCAGTTCATTGATTACGAGAAAAGAGGTTTTATCAAAGAAAATCATCCAGACCAGAAACAGGCAAATGGTAATGGTATATTTATTCAGAACATATTTCTGAATGAGTTTGAGTGTTTCGGACTTCGGCTGGATGTCTTTAATAAGTTTGTTTTCTTTCATTTTAATGTTTTCTCAACGAATTTTTTATAACAGTAGTTAAAAAATCAATCGCTACGGAATTCTGCTTCATGTTCGGAATGATAAGATCGGCTTCATTCTTTGATGGTTCTATGAATTCCTGATGCATTGGTTTTAAAGTAGTCTGGTAACGGTGAAGAACTTCATTTAAGTCT
This region of Chryseobacterium vaccae genomic DNA includes:
- a CDS encoding methylmalonyl-CoA mutase family protein — protein: MSEILPNWENLVKKQLKTEDIYSILKKENLEGIEVKPFYSEVRKPLANLPKVEENTHLVATYHESLEEDVFAFVLEHNVENLEQKALFVNNKDLAGHISPKEEDQYFSLISIIDEKQSVINDQLAKELLAKNFKRNICIDISLHQNAGAAIYQQLGIALAQTKELTEVYGAEILNQLIFRIAVGGNYFFEMAKLRAFKIVFNQLSKEYGLDEIPYIFAETSLRNKAVADNENNLIRSTLELASAMIGGADAVFSNNYLVERSTENSEEISFKQQIVLAYESIINVFEDASNGSYYIEDITRQIAEKSWDLFVEIEEAGGYLQLLKQGIVQKKIYNHAVEEQKWVEEGKIKLIGVNLYPKLDVKKSAEELYSENEIKPVRWAEMFE
- a CDS encoding FtsB family cell division protein — protein: MKENKLIKDIQPKSETLKLIQKYVLNKYTITICLFLVWMIFFDKTSFLVINELNGEISRYEDQLEYYKKEYEKNDAFYKKLMNNKSEKEKYARENYFMKKPDEEIFILVVDSSNIAKK
- a CDS encoding class I SAM-dependent methyltransferase, which codes for MVSKILNEEVQKYINTNLNTDLHALLLKKSPFPDVSIQEIVQQIKGKQVAEKKFPFLLKEGIVFPPQLSLEQSSSEKTAAYKSEMLKGRKFADLTSGFGIDAYYLSQNFEEITLVEQNTELLNTVEHNWNILKRKAVFVNQKLEDFLNSNKEHFDVIYLDPARRDSSKNKVFLLEDLSPDILEIQDTLMTSSDQVVIKLSPLIDLKYLVSVLPGIFRIEIIALKNDVKEVVAFLSGKPHEGITCNCVNLDSSEPVFIFRFGEEDDAEALYAEPEKFIYIPNNSILKGGTFNLISQRFELKKLHPNTHIYTSDKREDDFPGRILEMESVESKSIKKKEQFNIISKNYPLKPEEIRKKYGIKDGGEDYLIFTQSKKGKIILKSV